One genomic segment of Candidatus Edwardsbacteria bacterium includes these proteins:
- a CDS encoding NADH-quinone oxidoreductase subunit C, with translation MTKQDILSLLKAKLGAGFMGSTEPIPDQLWVEVKPEAVVQATEILHRQTTARYLVSVGSDERDIKKRFAVYHLFTFDKDHFFVTLDVTADSHTPRVPSITNVIAGANWSEREIRDLLGIEFPGHPDPRRLILADDWPAEVYPLRKEFDYSQKPESHPEQAYQFKDNPPGTTVVAMGPYFPVFEEATYFRLYVEGEKVVDVDYRGFYAHRGIEKLGDQTLTYNQIPFMAERICGICGFVHNVSFCKLVEHAADIKVPRRADYIRTIMLELERIHSHALWLGVAGHIIGFDTVLMQTWRMREPIMWLCEKISGNRKTYGMNLIGGVRRDIPRALVPEIRTKINNMEKEWLAVLDAVKDDTTLRMRLEKVGILNKESCHEWAAVGPVARAADLDMDARKDHPYCAYDAIDFKVITADSNDVWGRTVVRILETLESFKIVNQSLDALMELPEGDIITEIRQDIPAGRIAISAVEAPRGEDVHFLLTGGNNRPERWRVRCPTYPNLPTIPDMVRGEQVADVPIIVGSIDPCFSCTERMEVVDVDSGKIRIYSQEELSSWTAK, from the coding sequence ATGACCAAACAGGATATTCTAAGCTTACTGAAAGCTAAATTGGGCGCCGGGTTCATGGGGTCCACCGAGCCGATCCCCGATCAGCTGTGGGTGGAGGTCAAGCCGGAGGCGGTGGTGCAAGCCACGGAGATACTGCACCGCCAGACCACCGCCAGATACCTGGTCAGCGTGGGCTCCGACGAGCGGGACATCAAGAAACGCTTCGCGGTCTACCACCTGTTCACCTTCGACAAGGACCATTTCTTTGTCACTTTAGACGTGACGGCCGATTCCCATACGCCCAGGGTGCCGTCCATCACCAACGTGATCGCCGGGGCCAACTGGTCGGAGCGCGAGATCCGTGACCTGCTGGGGATAGAGTTCCCCGGCCATCCCGATCCCCGGCGGCTGATACTGGCCGATGACTGGCCGGCCGAGGTCTACCCCCTGCGCAAGGAGTTCGATTACAGCCAAAAGCCGGAGTCCCATCCCGAGCAGGCCTACCAGTTCAAGGATAATCCTCCGGGGACCACGGTGGTGGCCATGGGGCCGTATTTCCCGGTGTTCGAGGAGGCCACCTATTTCCGGCTTTATGTGGAGGGCGAAAAGGTGGTGGACGTCGACTATCGCGGGTTCTACGCCCACCGGGGCATAGAAAAGCTGGGCGACCAGACCCTGACCTACAACCAGATCCCGTTCATGGCCGAGCGTATCTGCGGCATCTGCGGCTTCGTGCATAACGTCTCCTTCTGCAAACTGGTGGAGCATGCCGCCGACATCAAGGTGCCGCGGCGGGCCGACTACATCCGGACCATCATGCTGGAGCTGGAGCGCATCCATTCCCACGCCCTGTGGCTGGGGGTGGCCGGGCACATCATCGGCTTCGACACCGTGCTGATGCAGACCTGGCGGATGCGGGAGCCCATCATGTGGCTGTGCGAAAAGATCTCCGGCAACCGCAAAACATACGGCATGAACCTGATCGGCGGGGTGCGGCGCGATATTCCCCGGGCCCTGGTGCCCGAGATCCGCACCAAGATCAACAATATGGAGAAGGAATGGCTGGCGGTGCTGGACGCGGTCAAGGACGACACCACTCTCCGGATGCGCCTGGAGAAGGTCGGCATCCTTAATAAGGAGAGCTGTCACGAGTGGGCGGCGGTGGGCCCGGTGGCCCGGGCGGCCGATCTGGACATGGACGCCCGCAAGGACCATCCCTACTGCGCCTATGATGCCATTGATTTCAAGGTGATCACCGCCGACAGCAACGATGTCTGGGGCCGGACGGTGGTCCGGATCCTGGAGACACTGGAGTCCTTCAAGATAGTCAACCAATCGCTGGATGCTCTGATGGAACTGCCGGAGGGCGACATCATCACCGAGATCCGGCAGGATATCCCGGCCGGGCGCATCGCCATTTCGGCGGTGGAGGCTCCCCGCGGGGAGGATGTCCACTTTTTGCTGACCGGAGGCAATAACCGGCCGGAGCGCTGGAGGGTGCGCTGCCCAACCTACCCCAACCTGCCGACCATC
- a CDS encoding porin family protein — translation MKKISIVLLLVSLCGIAQAQFQSDDEVVTAALNQKKFSENLGRHHVSFGFLGYFKSTSGDFELPGFDLSQGTGQYLNYRYSFDKNVDLAVDVRGWTSDEEVNGLKGEVTAGGVGIGLRYNLGSAGGRLFPYIQGNVYSATEEYKLSYAGLSITGNNNEDPALGFGVNGGVEIKLGKLISIPIEANYLYGKPLDDISGYGVTGGISFNWGDVN, via the coding sequence ATGAAAAAAATATCCATCGTCTTGCTTTTGGTCAGTCTCTGCGGAATAGCCCAGGCCCAGTTCCAAAGCGATGACGAAGTGGTGACCGCGGCCCTGAATCAAAAAAAGTTCAGTGAAAATCTGGGCCGGCATCATGTCTCTTTCGGTTTTTTGGGATATTTCAAATCTACCAGCGGTGATTTTGAACTGCCGGGATTCGACCTCAGCCAGGGGACGGGGCAATATCTCAACTACCGTTACTCCTTCGATAAAAACGTTGACCTGGCGGTGGATGTCCGGGGCTGGACCAGCGATGAGGAGGTCAATGGTCTTAAGGGGGAAGTGACCGCCGGCGGAGTGGGAATAGGTTTAAGATATAATCTGGGAAGCGCAGGAGGTCGGCTGTTCCCTTATATTCAGGGCAACGTTTATTCGGCAACAGAGGAATACAAATTAAGCTACGCCGGCCTGAGCATAACCGGAAATAATAATGAGGACCCGGCTTTGGGCTTTGGAGTGAACGGCGGGGTTGAAATTAAACTGGGAAAACTTATATCCATTCCCATTGAGGCAAACTATCTTTACGGGAAACCGCTGGACGACATATCCGGCTATGGTGTTACTGGCGGGATCAGTTTCAACTGGGGGGATGTTAACTAA